A genomic window from Punica granatum isolate Tunisia-2019 chromosome 2, ASM765513v2, whole genome shotgun sequence includes:
- the LOC116196239 gene encoding cinnamoyl-CoA reductase-like SNL6 yields MGIVRTEEIKRTEIEEFQRMLLSCASVHRRKDEEGLKRGPRAGPGLVEDDEQDKVVCVTSGVSYLGRAIVNRLLLRGYSVRITVDNQEDLEKLREMETTGEMGTGRGRSNFWAVVAKLSDVGRLSDAFEGCRGVFHTCSFADPAGLSGYSKSMAEIEVKATENVMEACARTPSVRSCVLTSSLLACVWRPDDPDNELSCVINPESWSNESVCLDKKLWYALGKLRAEKAAWRIAEERGLKLTTICSALITGPQVCGRNPTPTIAYLKGAPEMYMNGLLATVDALRLADAHVSVYEAMNHQMASGRYICFDRVIDRPDKAAGLASEMGFPMDKICGSSTSGELTPRPRFELSNWKLSALMSRTPRCCFEESNVISDVHRFCR; encoded by the exons ATGGGGATCGTTCGTACCGAGGAGATCAAGAGGACCGAGATAGAGGAGTTCCAGCGGATGCTCCTGAGCTGTGCCTCCGTCCACCGGAGGAAGGATGAGGAGGGGCTGAAGCGTGGCCCGAGGGCGGGGCCAGGGCTCGTGGAGGACGATGAACAAGACAAGGTGGTCTGCGTCACAAGCGGGGTGTCTTACCTGGGCAGGGCCATCGTCAACCGCCTCCTCCTTCGTGGCTACTCTGTTCGTATCACCGTCGACAATCAAG AGGACCTGGAGAAGCTAAGGGAGATGGAGACGACAGGGGAGATGGGAACAGGCCGGGGCCGGAGCAACTTCTGGGCGGTCGTGGCCAAGCTGAGCGACGTCGGGAGACTGTCAGATGCCTTCGAGGGCTGTCGTGGCGTGTTCCACACCTGTTCCTTCGCTGACCCCGCTGGCCTCTCTGGCTACTCC AAATCGATGGCGGAGATAGAAGTGAAGGCGACGGAGAATGTGATGGAAGCTTGCGCGAGGACGCCATCCGTGAGGAGCTGCGTGCTCACGTCGTCGCTGTTGGCCTGTGTGTGGCGACCAGACGATCCTGATAATGAGCTTTCCTGTGTGATTAACCCCGAAAGCTGGAGCAACGAATCAGTTTGCCTAGACAAGAAG CTCTGGTATGCGTTGGGGAAGCTAAGGGCGGAGAAAGCTGCCTGGAGAATAGCTGAAGAGAGGGGATTGAAGCTCACAACCATCTGCTCAGCTCTCATCACCGGTCCTCAAGTTTGCGGCCGGAACCCAACTCCGACAATTGCCTACCTCAAAG GGGCCCCGGAAATGTACATGAATGGGCTATTGGCAACGGTTGATGCCCTGAGGCTGGCCGACGCCCATGTGAGTGTGTACGAGGCAATGAATCATCAGATGGCATCCGGAAGGTACATATGCTTCGATCGAGTGATTGACAGGCCGGATAAGGCAGCAGGGCTAGCATCGGAAATGGGGTTCCCGATGGACAAGATCTGCGGGAGCTCAACCTCCGGGGAATTAACTCCCCGGCCTCGGTTTGAGCTGTCAAACTGGAAGCTCTCTGCCCTCATGTCAAGAACTCCCCGGTGCTGCTTCGAGGAGAGTAATGTGATTTCAGACGTCCATAGATTTTGTAGGTAG
- the LOC116196240 gene encoding uncharacterized protein LOC116196240, with translation MEEPGSPPPPRILRKRGGPGPGRHQHQDPSAAASDSGGDDPTTVKCTGKHCRSCTGAVIADCVALCCCPCAVVNLLTLAFIKVPWMVGRRCLRRLSKKRLKKRRERLEMTTKCRCQRSCSDCGVDSLSEGMIEFTIGFGLEEMIGRQSFGSGSWFEADKGGWLELYPVGHLSFGRVSFTGIQIQPAKV, from the coding sequence ATGGAGGAGCCCGGCAGCCCCCCGCCGCCCCGGATCCTGCGGAAGCGCGGCGGGCCCGGCCCCGGCCGGCATCAACACCAGGACCCGTCGGCCGCGGCTTCGGACAGTGGCGGCGACGACCCGACTACGGTGAAGTGCACCGGGAAGCACTGCAGGTCCTGCACCGGCGCTGTAATAGCGGACTGCGTGGCCCTCTGCTGCTGCCCCTGTGCGGTGGTCAACCTCCTCACGCTGGCCTTCATCAAGGTCCCGTGGATGGTGGGGCGGCGGTGCCTGCGGCGGCTGTCGAAGAAGAGGCTGAAGAAGCGCCGCGAGAGGCTGGAAATGACGACCAAATGCCGGTGCCAGAGGAGCTGCAGTGACTGCGGGGTTGACTCGCTGAGCGAAGGGATGATAGAGTTCACGATCGGGTTCGGTCTGGAGGAGATGATAGGCCGGCAGAGCTTTGGAAGCGGTAGCTGGTTCGAGGCGGATAAGGGCGGGTGGCTGGAGCTGTACCCGGTCGGGCACTTGAGCTTTGGCCGGGTCTCCTTCACGGGCATTCAGATTCAGCCGGCCAAGGtctaa
- the LOC116194212 gene encoding 50S ribosomal protein L12, chloroplastic-like, with protein sequence MASTALSTLSLRSPSSNSATLHSHYPATALSSPLRFPLRPSGPALRTSRPIAAVEAPEKIEKLGEDISGLSLAEARVLVDYLQEKLGVSAAAFAPVGAVAAPSAGTGDGGAAAAAVEEKTEFDVVIEDVPSSARIAVIKAVRALTSLALKEAKELIEGLPKKFKEGVSKDEAEDAKKQLEEAGAKVAIV encoded by the coding sequence ATGGCGTCGACCGCCCTATCAACCCTCTCCCTCCGCTCCCCTTCCTCTAATTCCGCGACCCTTCACTCACATTACCCCGCCACCGCACTCTCCAGCCCCCTCCGCTTCCCCCTCCGCCCCTCCGGCCCCGCCCTCCGCACCTCCCGCCCAATCGCCGCTGTCGAGGCCCCGGAGAAGATCGAGAAGCTCGGCGAAGACATCTCCGGCCTCAGCCTCGCCGAGGCCCGCGTCCTCGTCGACTACCTCCAGGAGAAGCTCGGCGTCTCCGCGGCTGCCTTCGCCCCCGTGGGCGCCGTGGCCGCCCCCAGTGCCGGCACGGGGGACGGCGGGGCGGCCGCTGCGGCCGTGGAGGAGAAGACGGAGTTCGACGTGGTGATCGAGGACGTGCCGAGCAGTGCCAGGATAGCGGTCATCAAGGCGGTGAGGGCTCTGACGAGCCTGGCGCTCAAGGAGGCCAAGGAGCTGATCGAGGGCCTCCCGAAGAAGTTCAAGGAGGGCGTGTCGAAGGACGAGGCCGAGGACGCCAAGAAGCAGCTCGAGGAAGCCGGGGCTAAGGTCGCCATCGTGTGA
- the LOC116196763 gene encoding myb-related protein 305-like → MDKKPCTSQDPEVRKGPWTMEEDLILINYIANHGEGVWNSLAKAAGLKRTGKSCRLRWLNYLRPDVRRGNITLEEQLLIMELHAKWGNRWSKIAKHLPGRTDNEIKNFWRTRIQKHIKQPETFPGQLPTDQMNIDHHQASTSQMCGMTADMVTYSPPATNFQADHHVEALQAPPNNLNVESDESYWSMEDLWSMQLLNGD, encoded by the exons ATGGACAAGAAACCTTGTACCTCACAAGATCCAGAAGTAAGGAAGGGGCCATGGACTATGGAAGAAGATTTGATCCTCATCAACTATATTGCCAATCATGGTGAAGGTGTATGGAACTCCCTTGCCAAAGCTGCTG GCCTTAAACGTACCGGGAAGAGTTGTCGTCTTCGATGGCTAAACTACCTCCGACCTGACGTACGGAGAGGCAATATCACACTGGAAGAACAACTCTTGATCATGGAGCTGCATGCTAAGTGGGGAAACAG GTGGTCGAAAATTGCTAAGCACTTGCCAGGAAGAACCGACAACGAGATAAAGAATTTCTGGAGGACAAGGATCCAGAAGCACATAAAGCAGCCGGAAACCTTTCCGGGACAACTGCCCACTGATCAGATGAACATAGATCACCACCAGGCTAGCACGAGCCAAATGTGCGGCATGACGGCAGATATGGTCACCTATTCTCCACCGGCGACTAATTTCCAGGCAGATCATCATGTGGAGGCTCTTCAAGCTCCGCCCAATAACCTAAATGTTGAATCCGATGAAAGCTACTGGAGCATGGAGGACCTCTGGTCAATGCAGTTATTGAACGGTGATTGA